TAACGTAGGTATTTGTGGTATCAGAAATTTTTAATGTATGTCCTGTCGCTTTAAACTCTATATTTGCTATAATTTTGTTTATATCATCAACATTTTTTACATCTATTTTATTACCATCTGTATCCTTTGCTATTACTTCTACATTTCCTGCTCCAAAAGCGTCGGATATTTTTTCATTTAACTCTGCTACTAATTGTCTTGCTTTTTCTTGATCTAATGCAGGGCCTGAATAATCATTTGATAATGTAATTGTCTTCTTAACTCCGTCTAATGTAATATCAAAGGTTTTCCCTTTTTTCAAATAATCCCAATTAATAGAATCTATACTTGAAGCCATACTTTTTGAAACAGTTTTATTACTTTCCCATATTTCATTTTTAGCCAGTTGGGTAACCTTTATTGTATGGGTACCAGTAGCTACACTGGATGATGCTTCTGCCTGAACAGCAGTGGTATCTACTCCATTAATCTTGGTAGAAATCGAATAAGCTCGAAAGCTCGTTGCAGAAATCAAGTTATCCTTAGATAAAATGTCTAAATATTTATCCCTGAAATTTTTAAGAACATTGATCATTTCTCTGTAGCCTTCTTGCTGCCATTTTAACTTCTGCAGCTTTTGCTTCATTGTATCTACTTTCGTATATTCGGCTTTCATTAATTGCTCGACCATGGATTCCGTATCAAAGCCGGAAAACCCTGTAAGCCTAAGTCTATTACTTACAAGCATAGTGTCCCTCCTTATTCCTTATCTTTTTTCATCCACTATAATACCTGCCACTTCCCAGAGGTGAGCTACCATGTCCAAAATTTTTTCTGGAGGTATTTCACGGATGAGTTCTTTCGTTTCTTTATTAATGACTTTCACCATAATTTGCTTTGTTTCTTCATGAATTGAAAACTCAAATTCCGCCATTACACCATTTAATTTTTTATTTGCTTTTTCAATAGCTTCAATAACTGTCTTCTCTGCTATGGTAGGCTGATACTCAGGGTGAATTTGCGTGTATTCCAGCAAGTCAATATTTTTGTCAAGAATCGAGTCTTTTCTACCTTTGTCAATGTTTTCGTTGTGCATTGTTTGTGGTGTAGACATAGGTACATGGGGCGATTGAATATTGTTTTCTATTTTCATGCTAGATCCCTCCGAAAACAAATTCTTTACTTATGTATCGTCATTTTCTTTTTAAGGATTTATAGATGATCTATAGCTATTATATCCTATAGCTATATAAGATGAGGATTTTGCTCAATCCAAGCTTTTGTTTTAGCGATTCCAGCTTCCAGGGGATGATTGGGTTTCCATCCAAGCAAGCGATTTGCTTTATCGAAATTACAAAGCAGCTTCATAATTTCACTTTGAGGATGAATATGGGGAACATGTTTGATTTTTGCTTCATCCTCTGCGATTAATAAGGCTAAGTCATTAATGGATATGTCACGTCCTAATCCAGCATTAATAATTTCTCCGTTTACTTTGTCACTGTATCCTGCTTGTACGACAAATTCTGCGCAGTCCTCAACATATAAGAAGTCCCTTGTTTGCTCGCCTGTTCCATAAATAAAAAGTTCTTCTCCCTTTAGAGCCTTTTTAAGGAAAATTGCGATCACTCCACCTTCTCCCCCTGTCTTCTGGAAAGGTCCATAAGTGTTAAAGGGTCTTACGACTACTGTTGGAAGTTGATACGCATACCAATAAGAAAGCACCATATTTTCTCCTGCGATCTTACTGCCTGCATAAGGAGAAGCAGGTTTGGTCGGATGCATCTCTGTAATACCGTTTTCATCATTTGCTCTGTCATAAACCATGCAGGTACTCATAAAGACCATTTTGGTACGGTATTTTTTACACTGTTCCAATACATTAAAGGTTCCTATCACATCATTGTCAAAAGTTGTTTTTGGATCATCAATACTGTCTTGAACATTAATGCTGGCCCCCAGGTGATAACAAATATCGAATTTATTAATAAAGAGTTTTTCAAGAATATCGTTGTTTTTGATATCTCCTTTAATAAAATCCTTAAAATTCGGGTAATTAGTAAATTCTTTGATATTTTCCTCTCTGCCATTGGATAAATCATCTAGAACCCAAACATTATGATTGTCGTCTAGTAGTTTTTTTACAACCCATCTTCCAATAAAACCAGCTCCGCCAGTTACCAATATATTCAAAATACTCACTCCTTATCAAATATAAAGAGTAGGATTAACCTACTCTATAAGTATCGACTAATTCTTTAACAATCTTTATTACATACATAATATCTTCTTCTGACATCTTAGGAAAAAGAGGAAGGGTAATAATTCTTTCATAAAGTTTTTCTGCATTGGGACATAAGCCTTTTTTATAACCCAGTTTTTGATAATAAGGATGATAGTACACAGGAATGTAATGGACATTAACCCCTATATTATGAATACGTAATTCATCGAATATTACTCTTCTATCCGGTCTTATTTTATCCGTATCGAGTTGAAGAACATAGAGATGCCATCCGGATAAAGTATCATCAAGCTGCTTTGGAATAATGACGCCTTCTAAATCTTTAAAGGCTTCACTATACATCTTGGCGTATTTTCTTCTTTTTTGAAGGAAAAATTCCAGTTTATTAAGCTGACTGCAGCCAAGGGCCGCCTGAATATCCGTCATTCTGTAATTGTATCCTAAAAAGTGCTGTTCATAATACCAAGCTGCATTATCATTTAAAAGCATCTTCTGATCTCTGGTAATACCGTGAGAGCGAAAGAGCATTAATTTATCATAAAATTCTTTATTGTTGGTGGTTATGGCTCCTCCTTCTCCTGTTGTAATGGGTTTAACAGGATGAAAGCTAAAGGTTGTCATATCCCCAATACTTCCAATTTTTCTGCCCTTATATTCAGCACCTAAAGCATGGGCTGCATCTTCTATGACAATCAAATTGTGTTCTTTTGCTATTTTCATAATCTCATCCATATCACAGGGTTGCCCTGTATAATGAACGGGTATAATCGCCTTTGTTTTATCTGTTATCTTTCTCCTAATGTCCTCCGGATCAATATTATAGGTTTCAGGATCAATATCTGCAAATACGGGTGTTCCTCCGCAGTAAAGTACTGCATTGGCAGTCGCTGCAAAAGTCATTGGTGTTGTGATGACTTCATCTCCTTCACCAATTCCTGCCGCAAAGCAAGCCGCATGAAGGGCTGCTGTTCCATTGGATATGGCAACCACATATTCTGCTCCTGTCACTGACTTTAATTGATCTTCAAATTCTTTTATGGCCGGACCTGTGGTTAAATAGTCGCTTTTTAATACATTTACAACAGCCTGTATATCATCTTCATCAATCCACTGACGCCCATAGGGTAAAAAATCGTCTCTCATTTCGTCACGCTCCTGTTATTCTTTCGTTATAAGGCGGATTATTTCGGAGGCCAGTCGTTTTGCTCCCAACCCGTCAACCAATTCTTGCCCTTTCCTGGACATCTCGAGTCTTTTTTCATAGGTCATTTCTTTAATTGAATCCAGTATATTTTCAACATTTGATCCTTTTATAATACCCAATTGTTTTAATTTTTCATATGCCATCATTTGATTATCTGCTACTACAATTCCTATAGTAGGCGTGCCGCAGGCTGCCAGTTCATATACTGTAGAACCACAGGCTGAAACAGCTAAATCACATTTTTTCATTAAATGTGACATAATAGGATTATAATATAATTTAACCTTAGGGTGACTGAAGGTATCTAAATACCCCTTAGGAAATGCCGGTCCAATGACTACATGAAGGGTCATATCCAACTCTTCTTTTAGGATATTTTGAATAATTTTTTCCGTAATTCTATTTATATCAGAACCGCCTATAGTTACCAGGATATCTTTGCAAATAGGATTAATATATCGTTTCGTTGGATTTTGGAACTCTTTTCTAAGCAAAACATATGTAATGCCTAAAAATGTTTCTATATAATTTTCTTCTGTATAGTTTAAATCTAAGGCATAGGGGTTTTGATTGACAATAAAATCAACGGGATATTCTTCTTTCTTTAAATCATCGATATATCCCAGAAAACTTCCTGCCCTTTTCACACTTTTAAAAAAGTTTGCATCTACATTATAACTGTCTACAATCATACAATCATAGGCTATGTCATTAATCTTGCTTAATAAGTTTTCTTCCGAAAATCGATAAACGAAATATCCATTTTGTCTTAAGAAGTTAACGCCAAAATCAAATTCTTCCTCTTCTGAGCAAACATAGGAAACCTCTGCACATCGTCTTAATTCCTCAGCCAATACAGAAGTTCTCATAATATGCCCCATACCTATGGTTTTGCCTCCATCTGCGCGAATCAGAATTTTCATCATTAAACCTACCTTCAGGGAGTTCTAAATACACTGTTTATTTCCACTAACTCTTTAATTTCCTTTGCTCTTTGCAACCAGGTATGCTTTTCATTTGCTTTTTTCATTCCGTTCAAAGCAATATAATTCCTATTGTCCTCATCTTCTAATATATCTTTAATTTTTTCCGGTAAAAGCTCTATTTTATCCCAAGTATAAAAAATAATATCTTCTTCATCATTAAATTGATTTTCTAAATATTGATTTTTATCTGTTACAGATATTGCTCCTTGAAGCATAGAAGTAAAGATTCTTTCATGAGAGCCATTTTTAAAATTAGGGAGTACATTTAAGACAAATTTTGAATTTCCCATTAGAGAAAGCATTTCATTAAAATCCACAGAATTATGCACTCTAAAGTTCTTATACATTTCAAAAGGATTTCTATCCCATCCTAGTACACCATAAAAATCTATTGGTATTCCAGATTTTATCAATTCTTCAACACATTTATATCTGCGATAACTCCTTACGTAGCTATCCACTAATTGGAGAAATGCAGGATTATTCATTAAAATACCATATTCTCCATAAAAATTTCTTGATTGGAGTACAAACTGAAGTTCTCCCTCTAATGTTTTATCTGGATTTGCCAATAAATATTCTGCTGCTTCGTCCATTATAGAAATCATGGTTTTAGGTAAAACGAGCCATTCTTTACGTATCAAATCAGGATCTTTAAAGCTTCCTCCAAATAATACATCTATATCTCTTATTCTTTGCTCTTTAATATCCTCTCCTTTAACAGAGCCTCCATGAGGTAAAAATGCAGATCTCTTGAGTGGAAAATATGTACACAGAAATTCAATATGAGAATAATCCACGCATGTCAAAATAAGGTTATTTAAATTGGTATTAATTCTTTGGAGGTGATAAATTGGATGATCTACTAAGCAGCCAATATAAGTTGTATCAGCAAGATTAAACAAATACTCATCATCTAATTTTAAATCTATTCCTATGCAATTAAACGCAAATACGAAATCACACGGAAAAGAAAAAGCATCTTGTAACGCTTTCATTCTATTGGGGTTCGTTAAATCTACAATAAATATCTCATCACCTAATTGATTAAAGGCTTCTCCTAAATAATCGACAAATATTCTAAGCACATCATATTGGGATCGCCCTTTTAATAATACAATTCTAGCCATAAAGCCCTCCTATTAGATTTCAGCAAGATTCCTATGCATTTTTTTGAATAATAAATTGGTTGATCCCTGCCACTTCAGGATGGTTGTCTAGATATGAAATAATCTCATCTATCTCAAACCCTTTATTCTGATCATATAAAGCCTCATATACTTTTTCTACAAGGTCAAAATCTTCTTTAGTGTCAACACATAATCTATAATTCGGTCTGTTCCAGCTTTCCTTTGCTTCCATTCTTTCAACAGAAAATTCCTCTGGATGCTCATACATATATAAGGTTACGTGTTCCCTATATCTTGCTCCTGTGGCTTTATAATGGGCTTTCATAAGGGCTTCTCTTGTAAATATCTCCGCATCAAAACCCCGGCTAAAGGTATTTGGAACATCGACTCTCATATAGTCTACCTTTGCTTCTAAAAACTTATCAATTAGTTCGTCAATAACTTCTGCACTAATAAGAGGACAATCCCCAGTAACTCTTATAATATATTCTCCTTCAAACTGTTCTGCTGCATCAACATATCTCTTTAACACATCATCTTCCGAGCCTCTAAAAATAGTTCCTCCTGCATTCTCTACTATTTCAACCAGTTGATCATTTTCAGAATTGGTAGAAGTAGCAACAATTGTTTTTTCGATTTTACTAGATTGATTTAATCGATTTAATATGTGCACAATCATAGGAACACCTTTAATCTCTTTAATAACTTTACCCGGCAATCGCTCAGATCCCATTCTGGCTTGAATAATGCAAATTACGCCATTCCCCATATTATAACCCTTCTTTCGCTAAATAACTTCCCAAGTAATGGGATCATTCTTTTTAATATCTTTTCTGGCTTCTCTGCCAACCACAATATCAAAATACTTTGGCATAAGCCCAACCCCCGGTCTAAGTACTGCCAACATATCTTCTGTTATAATAGTCCCCTTTGGAATATCCATTTTAGCAAAGATACTTCTTCGGCCTCTTTGATGATGCAATCTTTCTGTATCAGCTAATTCCTTAACAGAAGAACCGATAGCTTTTTCGGCATCTCTAATGCCTTTTACCATAGCTTTTAATTCATCCGGCTCAATCGCAAATTTATGATCGGGGCCTTTTAGATTTCTATCAAGAGTAAAGTGTTTCTCGATTACCTTAGCACCTCTGGCTACAGCAGCAATTGGTATAGCAATTCCCAAAGTATGATCAGAATATCCAACAGGAAGCCTAAAAGCAGCTTTCATCGTATCCATCGCTGCTAAATTCACTTCTTCTACAGGCATAGGATAACTAATTCCGCAATGTAAAAGAATAACTTGATTATTCCCCTGCTCATAAATGGCATTAAGGGCATCTTCTATCTCCCCTAAATTCGCCATACCTGTTGAAAGAATAATAGGTTTATTCTTCTTAGCAATATATCTTAAAAAAGGAATATCTACCATTTCAAAAGACGCAATTTTATATGCTTCCATTTCTAATTCTTCTAATTCTTCAACAGCATCATAATCAAAGGGTGTAGATAAGAACATAATCCCTTTTTCATCAGCATATTCTTTCAATTCCCTTTGCCATTCTCTTGGAAGCTCTAATCCTTTATATAATTCATATAAAGTTGGAACTCCTTCATATTCATCTCCAAGTTTCATAATAGGATGAGAAGTGTTAGCAGCAATCTTATCCGCTGTAAACGTTTGAAACTTAACTGCGTCTGCCCCTGCTTCTACCGCTACATCTATTAATTTTTTTGCTTGACCTAAATCTCTGTCATGGTTACTTCCTGCTTCAGCAATAATAAAACAGGGACTATCTTCACTAATTAATCTGTCCCCAATGGAAATACTCCTCATATACTTTCCTCCTAGTAAAATATTTCTACTAATGTTATCGTAAATATTCTCTTTAATAATTATACATCAAAAAAAAGCCAACTACAAATGTAATTGGCTTATTTATAGTTCTCTAGAAAAATTGCATCATCATATCTTAACATTAAAAGATTCGGTTTAAATTTCCCCATTTGGGATTCTACCAGTTTCCCCTCTGCCCATTCTTTAATCATCTTTCCATAATCGATTCCAGCTTCTATAGAAAGAGGTACTCCTCCTCCGAAACGAGGATTAATTTCAATCCAATATATTTCACCTTTAGAATCTTCAATGCACTGAAGAGTAAGCGGACCTACCCCACCTAATTTTTCACAGATTTCTACTACCTCTTCTATAATTCTAGGATGATTCCTTGTTATAGATTTAGACACTTCTCCAGCTCGAACTTGAAGTCTCTCTCTGGGAACACAAGAAACCACACGGCCACCATTGTCACAAAACACATCTACAGTATACTCTGTCCCTTGAATATATTCTTGAATAATTGAATTTGATACATATTTCGAAAAGAAAACCAGTTCTTCTTGATTACCAGCACGATAAACTCCTTGACTCCCCATACCATCTTTTGGCTTTATAATAAAGGAAGATTTTTCATTATATATATTGATATCTTCTGCCTTAGACCATGTTTTGGGGGACTTAATATCATGCTCTAAAAAAAACTCATAGGTTTTAAACTTATCTTCACAGATGTTAAGTACCAAGTAATTAGAAAGAAGCAAATGAACACCTATATCATGAAACTCTTTTCTTCTGCTATCCAGCAGGAGATATTCTCTTTCAAACAAAGGTATCAATACATTGATCTTTTTATCGTTACATATCTTAAGAAGTGTATCTACATATTTTTCGTCTTGATAACTTGGAACTTCAAAAAAAGCATCAACAAAATGCTTTGCAGGATTATTAGAAGAGCAATCAACCCCGATAATGTTAAAACTCTTCTTTAAAAAAGAAATCAATTGAACTCTTTTACCAATGGCGGTTAATAATATATTCATTGTTTCGCCTTCCTATTATTTATGATCTGCTTTTGTGTAACCTTAATTTTCCTAATGCCTTACACAAAAAGAAAATTCCAAATCCTATAGTTCCCACTATTCCTGATAAACATAAAGAAATTATTTTAAAGACTTGGCTTCTTATCCACCAAAACATAACCTGAACCTTTGAAAAAGCTTTGATTTCTGATATCAAATTACATTTATATCTCTCTTTTGCATGAATGGATAAACTAAATAAAAAGACATTTATAAATCCTGTCCCTGATAAATTCGTACATGGAACAATTACTACATCAAAATATTCATCTTTTAAATCTAAACACTTTCTTGTATATCCAAATCCCTCTTTATAAGGATAAATCCAAATCTGTTTTATATCTTTATATTTTTCTGCTAATTTCTTCCCATGCTCATGGGTTAATAAATGGATCTCATGTTCTGGAAATTTATCTTTGATTGCTTTTAAATTATGATCTAATTGCTGAAAACTAACCGAACGAATAATCAATAACTTTTTCACGTTTCCCCACCTATCTATAAAAGGTAAAAGACACATCAAATGGAATACGAAGATTTTCTGCTATATATTTTTTAACCGGTTTTCTTTTATCTTTAATTTGCTTTACATTGAATATCGCAGAAAACATTGCTTTTATATAAACCGTCGTATACTGCTCTAAAGAATAATAAAATACCAGATATATTAATCGAAAAGTAAGAGGTATCAGCATGGACATGGGATAATTTTTCCATAAAAGCCAAAAAGCATTTCTGGTATAGTAAAATGGCGCTCTCCATGATGCACGATTAACTGGAGAGTATTTATGATAAGATACAATATCCGAGAAAAATTCTATCTTATAGCCTGCATCTAACACGCGGAAAGACAGGTCCTGCTCATTCCAGTACAAAAAAAACTCTTCTGGATAAAACCCCACCTGCTCTATGACATCTTTTCTTGCCCCTGCTCCGGCTCCATTAAAGGCCATTAAATATTTTTGTATGGCAGCAGAAGTATTCTTCCTTTCTTCTATTTTCTTATTCGTTTCATCATAACTAAAATAATTTCTGACATCAAAAGCCACAATTCCTAATTTCTCATCATTCTTAAATTTATCTACCATCTTTTCTATAGCATCTTCTGCCGGGAAAGAATCATCGTCCAGGATTACAATATATTCTCCTTTTGCATTTTTAAATCCAATATTATAAGCTTCAATACCCATATTTTTAGGCATCTTCAGCAATCTGACTTCAGGGAAATCCTCTTCAATCATTGCAATTGTTCCATCAGTAGAACCATTGTCAACCACAATAACCTCAATTTCTTTGTAAGTTTGTCCTCTGAGACGAGTTAAGCTTTCTCTGACATCGTCTTTTCGATTCCAGCATAAAATGACTACACTTACTAATGGTTGTATTTGCAGCATTCGTCTACTCCTTTTCCACCCTCTGTTGTCTTAATCTTTCTAATAAAACCGTTAATTGCTTTGTTATAAATTGATGCTTTTTATTTTGAAAACGGTTGATTGCTTTTTTACCAAAAGTATTATTGGGTAAAACATTTAAATAGCCATCAATCCAATAAGATTTTGTACCTTCATATTTAATATCGTCCGTATGATCAAAAACATGAGAGCAAGGAATTAAAATAACTTTCTCATTGGTAATATCATTATCATTTGCTGAACCGTAATTTAAATCAGGAAATCTTCTATCAAGCATCGTTTTAACAGAATGGGAATATTGATTATCTGCTATCACAATTTTCTGGTCACTGGTTATAATATCATTTAATTTTATTCGAGGCGTACCAACTAATCCATACTGATTTTCCTTAGCTTTACCTCTCCTGCCATTTATTCCATCCTTAATAGCTTCATACATACTTCTAGCAGTCTGCTTTTTCCCGTAAAACAGGCTAGTATACATACCTGTAAAATAGTCTTCAAAAATAGTAGACATGATCTCTTCCCATTGTTCCTCGGGGGCATATTGATTAAAGAAATAAATACGATTACGCCAAAAATAATACGTACCCAGGGTGTTCGTTTTGTTCCCACCACCAAGTTTATGCCAAACCTTTGAAGAACTGATTGCTTTAATCGTGTATCCTTTTAATTTTATTCTATGAGCCCATTCAATATCATCCCAATAGAGAAAAAACTCCTCATCCATAATTCCTGCTGTTTCTACTGCATTCACTCTAACTAAAAGTGAACAAGCTGGTACATAGTCCACTTCAACATTCTCAGTTACTATGCCTTCCTCTTCGATATATCCTCTTTTATTAAATTCAAGGGTAGCATTATTCCATCGTACAAAAGCGCCTAATTCTTGAATTTGATTCGGTATATCCATTACATATATTTTGGACCCTACAATCCCTAGATGCTCATCTGACTCCATTTCTTTAACAAGTTCATATAATGCATCTTGATCTACTATGACATCATTATCTAATAAATATAGGTATTTATACTTATTCTTATTAAGCATATATTTAATTCCTGTATTAAATCCTCCAGAACCACCCTTATTTTCTGTATTTTTAATAAGAGTAACATCTGGATATTCTGCTTCAATAGCTTCTACGGAACCATCTGTTGAAGCATTATCTACAACAGTTATATCATAATTCCTATAATTTAATTGTTTAACTGATTCTATACATTTTAAGACATAGTCTTTTTTATTCCAATTGCAAATTACAATTCCCACTGGAATATTACATATTTCCATCATGTTCACCACACTTTTCAATTATTAAAAATATTATAACATGTTATATATAAAAATACAGCCTAAAAGGCTGTTAATCTAATGGAAGCTCCAATGCTCTGTCTACAATTTGATCCATATTATAATATTTATACTCTGCTAACCTTCCAATAAAGGTAACATTCTTTTCTTTCTGAGCATATTGGCGATACTGTTCCGCCTTATCTTGATTTTCTTTGTCAGGTACAATATAAAAAGGTTCTCCATGAGCCATTGAATACTCCTTAGCAATTGTAGTGTATGGGATATTTTGACCTGTTAAATGTTTATATTCTGTAATTCTTGTAAAGTCATAATCATTTGGATAATTGACCGTTCCAACCTCTTGATAAAATTCTTTATTAAAAAATGTTTCATATTCGAATCGTACTGAACGGTATTCTAAGGCTCCAAATTTATAATCATAATATAAATCAATAGGCCCAGTAAAATACAACTTATCATATTGAATCTGATCTTTAATATCCAGCCAATTTGTATTTAACATAATATGTATATTGGGATGATCTAATATCTTTTCAAACATCTTTGTATATCCCTGTTTTGGAAGCCCTTGATACTTATCTGTAAAATACCTGGTATCACGATTATTCCTAAAAGGAATTCTTTTGATGACACTGGGATCCAATTCATCAGGATATCTGTCCCATTGTTTATAGGTATAGTTTTTAAAAAACTTTTCGTAAATATCTCGACCTGCTTTTGAAATAACAACATCTTCAGAAGTTTTGATTTCATCAATATGTTCTGCCTGCTTTTCTAGCCATTTTTCAACTTCATCAGAGCTTAAATTCAGATTGTAAAGTTGATTAATCGTCTCTGCAGATATTGGCATAGGAATTTTCATACCATCAATATAGCTTAAGACTCTATGCTGATATAAATACCAATCGGTAA
This is a stretch of genomic DNA from Defluviitalea raffinosedens. It encodes these proteins:
- a CDS encoding glycosyltransferase family 2 protein codes for the protein MEICNIPVGIVICNWNKKDYVLKCIESVKQLNYRNYDITVVDNASTDGSVEAIEAEYPDVTLIKNTENKGGSGGFNTGIKYMLNKNKYKYLYLLDNDVIVDQDALYELVKEMESDEHLGIVGSKIYVMDIPNQIQELGAFVRWNNATLEFNKRGYIEEEGIVTENVEVDYVPACSLLVRVNAVETAGIMDEEFFLYWDDIEWAHRIKLKGYTIKAISSSKVWHKLGGGNKTNTLGTYYFWRNRIYFFNQYAPEEQWEEIMSTIFEDYFTGMYTSLFYGKKQTARSMYEAIKDGINGRRGKAKENQYGLVGTPRIKLNDIITSDQKIVIADNQYSHSVKTMLDRRFPDLNYGSANDNDITNEKVILIPCSHVFDHTDDIKYEGTKSYWIDGYLNVLPNNTFGKKAINRFQNKKHQFITKQLTVLLERLRQQRVEKE
- the glf gene encoding UDP-galactopyranose mutase; the protein is MKIKNVVVGAGYAGAVTARRLAEEKNEKVLVIDKHNHIAGHAYDQYNEYGVLIHTYGPHIFHTNNKKVWDWLSRFTDWYLYQHRVLSYIDGMKIPMPISAETINQLYNLNLSSDEVEKWLEKQAEHIDEIKTSEDVVISKAGRDIYEKFFKNYTYKQWDRYPDELDPSVIKRIPFRNNRDTRYFTDKYQGLPKQGYTKMFEKILDHPNIHIMLNTNWLDIKDQIQYDKLYFTGPIDLYYDYKFGALEYRSVRFEYETFFNKEFYQEVGTVNYPNDYDFTRITEYKHLTGQNIPYTTIAKEYSMAHGEPFYIVPDKENQDKAEQYRQYAQKEKNVTFIGRLAEYKYYNMDQIVDRALELPLD